The following are from one region of the Coffea eugenioides isolate CCC68of chromosome 2, Ceug_1.0, whole genome shotgun sequence genome:
- the LOC113761494 gene encoding bZIP transcription factor 53-like — MSSESDQRYAVMDEKKRKRMISNRESARRSRMRKQKQLQDLTDEMGRLEVANNGIDGKIDGITEKYMICAAENNVLRARLTELTERLRSLNDVIKNLEMVGDATQLPDPLLKPWQVSCSMQPIPASSGIFQL, encoded by the coding sequence ATGTCATCAGAAAGTGATCAGAGATATGCAGTGATGGAtgaaaagaagaggaaaagaatgatTTCCAATAGGGAATCTGCGAGGAGGTCAAGGATGAGGAAGCAAAAGCAATTGCAGGATTTGACAGATGAAATGGGCAGATTGGAGGTGGCAAACAATGGCATTGACGGCAAGATTGATGGGATTACAGAGAAATATATGATTTGTGCAGCTGAGAATAATGTCTTGAGAGCTCGGCTAACGGAATTGACTGAGAGATTAAGATCATTGAATGATGTGATCAAGAATTTGGAAATGGTTGGGGATGCTACTCAATTGCCTGATCCTCTGCTGAAGCCTTGGCAGGTTTCTTGCTCAATGCAGCCTATCCCTGCTTCTTCAGGAATATTTCAGCTCTGA